A DNA window from Hordeum vulgare subsp. vulgare chromosome 1H, MorexV3_pseudomolecules_assembly, whole genome shotgun sequence contains the following coding sequences:
- the LOC123410839 gene encoding uncharacterized protein LOC123410839: MEASPSRSDSFSRAWLGCRASIERLDADAGLGCSFNSSTSFIDMDPAELFSMRWTCSAAAAAEDDDVEEEAAEFDFGQLTRAGAQCFSPMLVGAGQPLLACEPGVVSYSYVSSPAFYSARSTPASAASSRRRGRHAPLVATRRILLRYLRLLAPLCRKVRALPVRALAPRSSSASRAAFGAAATTSSPARQSTSSYASATEYWCHGHADTAVSDAILYCKKSIQGRQDAV, translated from the coding sequence ATGGAGGCCTCGCCGTCTCGCAGCGACAGCTTCTCCCGCGCGTGGCTCGGCTGCAGGGCGTCCATCGAGCGGCTCGACGCCGACGCCGGCCTCGGGTGCTCGTTCAACAGCTCCACGTCCTTCATCGACATGGACCCCGCGGAGCTCTTCTCCATGCGGTGGACGTGCTCCGCCGCAGCGGCGGCGGAGGATGATGACGTGGAGGAGGAGGCCGCCGAGTTCGACTTCGGCCAGCTGACACGCGCCGGCGCGCAGTGCTTCTCCCCGATGCTCGTCGGCGCCGGGCAGCCCCTCCTCGCGTGCGAGCCTGGGGTCGTGTCCTACTCCTACGTCTCGTCGCCCGCTTTCTACTCCGCGCGGAGCACGCCGGCCTCCGCGGCAAGCTCGCGCCGTCGTGGCCGGCACGCGCCGCTGGTTGCTACGCGGAGGATACTGCTCCGGTACCTGCGCCTCCTGGCGCCGCTGTGCCGGAAGGTGAGGGCGCTGCCGGTGCGGGCGCTCGCCCCGCGGTCGTCGTCGGCGTCCAGGGCTGCCTTCGGCGCCGCGGCGACGACGTCGTCCCCGGCGCGGCAGTCCACGTCCAGCTACGCGAGCGCCACGGAGTACTGGTGCCACGGCCACGCCGACACCGCCGTCAGCGACGCCATCCTCTACTGCAAGAAATCCATCCAGGGACGACAGGATGCCGTGTAG